One Natrinema marinum genomic window carries:
- a CDS encoding isopentenyl-diphosphate delta-isomerase — MSPDTPTYGPDRQAEVSLSGLLEDESPEFPVTDEDLVERAREEPSEEGCRSTLRRAER; from the coding sequence ATGTCACCAGATACCCCAACGTACGGACCTGATCGACAGGCCGAGGTCTCTCTCAGCGGGCTGCTCGAGGACGAATCGCCCGAGTTCCCCGTCACCGACGAGGACCTCGTCGAACGCGCCCGCGAAGAACCGAGCGAGGAGGGCTGTCGCTCGACGCTCCGGAGGGCCGAGCGATGA